Genomic window (Streptomyces sp. SLBN-31):
AGCTGGCCGAGGGCATCTGGCCGGCGGCGGATCGGCTCGTGGACCACCTCCGGGACTCCTACCAGGTCTTCGCGCCCGCCAGGCGGCTCCCGTACGGCCATGACCGGGCCGAGGCCCTGCTGGCCTTCCTCGGCCGGGACCCGCACTGGACCCCGTGACCGACGGGGACACGGCCCTCCGGTAAATGAGTTGCGGTCGCCCTCGCCGATGAGTGATCTCTTGCGGTGGACGTCCGCACTCACCAGGGGGAGCCGATGGAGCCGACACAGCCCGGTACGGCCCGGGCGCTGCGGGCGCTGCGGCACGTGGCCGCCCGCTCCTCCGGGCCTGCCGTCGGCCCCGGGCCGCGGATCACGCTGAACTTCCACCCCGACCGGGCGGCCGGCGGGCTGCCCATCCTGCGGGCCCTGGCCCAGGACGGCGCCTACCACTCGCAGTTCGTCACCGGCACCAGCAACGGCGGCCTCACCGCGCACCCCGGCGGCGACCGGTGGCGCTGGGAGAGCCGCATCTTCGGGGGCGCCTACGACGACGCCGACCCGCACGAGCGGCCCGTGTACGGCGCGCTGAACTTCCGGCGTCAAGTCGTCGGCGCCGCCCCGCGGTTCGGCTCCTCGCACTTCCGGCTCACCGCCGACACCGTGGACCGGACCACCTTCTGCTATCCCGACAGCGCCGCCGAGCCGGCCGATTTCGGGGTCGCCGCAGGCATGTCGCTGATCGAGCTCGCCGAGGCCGACGAGCAGGACGCCCTCAACGACTACATCGAGGCGCAGGTCCACGGCGGGGTCCTGCTCGCCCGGCACGTCGAGGCGCTCGTCCTGGACGCGAGCTACCGCGGCACCGCCGTCGAGGCCGAGGCCCGCCGGCTGCCCTGCCCTCTCGAATGGCACCCCGGTTACCGCCTGACGGTGGAAGAACTGCGCGAGCACGCGGACTACCGGGGGCCCGAGTACGCCGCCCTCGGCGCCCGGATCGCCGAGGACGGGCGGATCGACCCGCGGATCATCGGGGACGCCGCTCGCACCGGCCGGTACGAGCCGCAGGACCTGAAGATGGTGTGGCACACCCTCGCCCGCTTCGGCGCCCCGGAGGGCGCGGGCACCGCCTACGCGTCCGGCGGCCACACGCCAGGGGTGAGCACGCCGAGCGCGTAGGCGCGCGCCACCGGCTCGGCGCGGTTCGAGGTGACGCCGTCCGCGGTCAGACCGGTCCCCCTGGCGGCCCGCGCGGTGGTCGCGCCCCCGGGCGAGCAGCGCCAGGAAGCGGGCCTCGACGGGCACCACGGGGACCGCTTCCCGGTGGAAGAGCGTCAGGGCGCGATTGCGCCACACCACGGCCTCACTACGGCCCTCTTCCACCCGTCGCTCCCGTCACCCGGCGCGCCCGACGGCCGGATGGTCCCGCGGCGTCGTGCGAGGGCGGGGCGATCCTGCCCGCGGCATCGCGTGACGGCGGCGGGCCCGTCCCCCCCGGCGGCCTGCAACGCCAGGCGAACCAGCATGCCGCGCCGCGCTACACCGCCAGCCAGGCCGCGTGGTCGGGGGCCAGCACACCGTCCTCCACGGGGCCGCTCGCCAGCAGCAGCGACGTGTGCGCGGGCAGTCGGTAGGCCTCGGAGGAGAGGTTGACCGCGCACACGAACCCGGGCTCGCGAGCGAACACGAGCACGCCGGCCGGGGCGTCGAGCCACGTCAGGTCGCCGTCGCCGAGCGCGGGATGCTCGCGGCGCAGCCGCAGGGCGGCCCGGTACAGCTCCAGCATCGAGTGCTCGTCGCCGCGCTGCTCGTCGGCCCCGCGGCCGGCCCAGGCAGCGGGCTGCGGCAGCCAGGGCTCGGCCTGCGCGCCGTCCGGGCTGAAGCCGTACGGCGGGTTCGACCCCGACCACGGGATCGGCACCCGGCAGCCGTCCCGCCCGCGGTCGGTGTGCCCGGAGCGCTCCCAGACCGGGTCCTGCAGCACGGACTCCGGCAGGTCCTCGACCTCCGGCAGGCCCAGCTCCTCGCCCTGGTAGACGTAGGCGCCGCCGGGCAGGGCGAGCATCAGCAGGGCGGCCGCGCGGGCCCGGAGCGTGCCCAGCTCCAGGTCCAGGGGGCCCTCGGGCCGGTAGGGCTCGTTCACCGTCCACCGCCTGGCGGCCTTGCGGCCGTAGCGGCTGGGATGGCGTACGACGTCGTGGTTGGACAGCACCCAGGTGGCCGGCGCGCCCACCGCGCCGAGCATGGCGAGGGAGTCGTCGATGACGGCCCGCAGGTCCTTGGCGTCCCAACTGGACATCAGGAAGTCGAAGTTGAACGCCGTGTGCAGGCCGTCGGCGCGGACGTAGGCGGCGAGCCGTTCGGGGGTGTCCGCCCAGGCCTCCGCGACGAACGACCGGTCGCCCGGGAACTCGTCGGCCACCCGGCGCCAGGACCGGTAGATGTCGTGCACCTCGTCACGGTCCCAGTGCGGGTGGTCCAGATGCCGCCGCGGCCCCCGCTCCTCGACGGGCGGCGGCAGGTCGGGCAGTTCGGGGTGCTTGATGAGCCCGTGCGCGACGTCGATCCGGAAGCCGTCCACGCCCCGGCCGAACCAGAAGCGGAGGATCGACTCGAACTCGGCGCGGACCTCCGGGTGCTGCCAGTTGAGGTCGGGCTGCTCGGGGGCGAACAGATGCAGGTACCACTCGCCGTCGGGCAGCCGGGTCCAGGCCGGGCCGCCGAAGCAGGAGGCCCAGTCGTTGGGCGGTTCAGCGCCGTCGGGCCCACGGCCCGGCCGGAAGACGTAGCGCTCCCGCTCCGGGCTGCCCGGTCCGGCCGCCAGCGCGGCCCGGAACCACGCGTGCCGGTCGGAGGTGTGGTTGGGCACGATGTCGGGGATGACGCGGATGCCGTGCCGGTGTGCTTCCTCGATGAGCAGCTCGGCTTCCTCCAGCGTGCCGAACAGCGGGTCGATCTCCCGGTAGTCGGCGACGTCGTAGCCGTGGTCGGCCATCGGGGACCGGTACCACGGGTTGATCCAGACGGCGTCGACGCCGAGCCACTTCAGATACGGCAGCCGGGAGCGGAGGCCGGCGATGTCGCCGACACCGTCGCCGTTCCCGTCGGCGAAGCTGCGGATGTAGACCTGGTAGATGACGGCATCGCGCCACCAAGGTACGGCGGAGGTGGACATTCGGTGCGTGCTCCTCGGTCGTGACAACGCTTGCAAGCCTGAACCGTCCCGGCGGGGACCGTCAATGCGTTACGGGTCAGTAATGCCCTGGCAGCGCTGTCATGAACCGCGCACACCTGTGCTAGCGTCCGCCCATGCCGCCCGCCCGACGGCACCCCACGATGGCCGACGTCGCCGAACGCGCCGGGGTCTCCGTCTCCACCGTCTCGCGCACCCTGCGCGGGCTGTCGAACGTCTCGCCCGACGTCCGCGCCCGCGTCGAGAAGGCCGCCCACGCGCTGAACTTCGCCGTCTCCCGGCACGCCTCCAGCCTGGTGACCGGCCGGACGGGGGTCGTGGCGGCCCTCGTGCCCACTCTGGACTCGTGGTTCATGGGCTCGGCCCTGTCCGCGCTCGGCCCCCTGCTGCGGGCCGCGGACCTGGAACTGACCGTCTATGTCACGCCAGACCTGGCCGAACGCGCCGCGTTCTTCGAGCGGTTGCCTGCCCGGCGCAATGCCGACGCCCTGCTGGTGTTCTGCTTCGACCTCACCGACGAGGAGAGCGCGCGCCTGGACGACCTCGGCATGCCCGTCGTCTACGTCAGCCAGCACGCCGACGGGCGGCCGAGCGTGTACGTCGACGACGGCGCCGCGGCCCGGGCCGGCACCCGGCACCTGCTCAACCTCGGGCACCGCCGTATCGCCTTCATGCAGAGCGCGGGCCCCACCGGCTTCTCCTTCAGCTCGCACGAACGGCTCCTCGGCCACCGGCGGGCACTCACCGAGGCGGGCGTCCCCGTGGACGACTCCCTCGTGGTGGCCGCACCGGCCGCGGACCGGCGCGCCGTCGCCGAGGCCCTGGGGGACCTGCTCGGCCTGCGCGAGCCGCCCACCGCCGTCTTCGCCGAGCAGGACGAGCTCGCCGTCTCACTGATCTGGACCCTGCGCCGGTCAAGGATCGAGGTGCCCGAGCGGATGTCCGTCCTCGGCTTCGACGACCAGCCGGTCGCCGAGCTGTTCGACCTGACGACGGTGGCACAGTCGCCCTCCGACATGGGCCGACAGGCCGGTGAACTGGTCCTGAGCCTGATCGCCGACCCCGACGCCGATCCCGCCCGGCACGTCCTGCTGCCCACCCGCCTCATCCCCCGCGGCAGCACCGCCCCGGTACCCGGCGCCGACCCCGACTGACGTCCCGCGCAAGGCCTCTGGCGAGGTCTTGAACGGACCTCATGGCCTCCCTGCTCGAAGGTCCCGCACACCCCGGCAACGGTCTCCACCGCGGCACCGGCCACCTCGCCTCCGTGCGGCCCGGAGACCGCGTACGCCCGCGTCCGGCCCTGCCGGGAGGCCTTCCGGATCGATCAGCATCGCGGGCACCGTCGTGCAGCACCGCGTCGCCGTCGAGGCCGGCGAGGTCTGGGAGCTGCTCGGCAGCCGGCGCCCGGGTGTACGTCTGCGGAGACGGTTCGAAAATGGCGCCCGGGGTGCGGAGGCGTTCCGTACGCTGTACCGGCACAACGTGCCGGGTGCGGCCGTGGAGTGGCTCGACGCGCTGATGGTGGACGGCCGTCACGCCGATGACGTGTACGCGGCCGGCCGACCGAGGGGAGAGGTGGGCGCACGGTGGTGGACTCCTGGGAACGCGCCCGGCGCATCCTGCGGGACGCGGGCATCCCTCCCGGGCGGCTGGCCCGCCTGCGCCCCCTGAGCGGCGGCACTTACAACACCGTCGAAGAACTCACCCTCACCGACGGTGGCCGCCACGTGCTCAAGGCCGCGCCGGACGCCCCGGGACTCAGCCACGAGAAACGGCTCCTGGTCGCCGAGGCGGAGTTCTACCGCGGCGCCGGGAAGGCCGGGGTGCCATCGCCCCGCCTGCTCGCGCTGGACGAGGCCGGCGGCGTACTGCTGATGACGGCATCGCCCGGCGGCCCCTGGGACGCCTCGCTCACCGAAGCCGAAAAGGCCACCCTGCGAAGGGAGTTGGGGCGGCACGTGGCCGCCCTGCACCGGGTCACGGGCCCCGCCTTCGGGTATCCCTCCGGCGCGCTCGGCCCCCTGGCCGCGGACTGGCGGACCGCCTTCACGGGGATGCTCGACGCCGTCCTCGACGACGCCCGCCGCTTCGGCGCCCGGTTGCCCAGGCCCGTCGACGAGGTGGCCCGCACACTGGAGTCCGCCCACGGCGCGCTCGACGAGGTCACCGTCCCCGCCCTCGTCCACTTCGACCTGTGGGACGGCAACATCATGGTGGACGGCTCGGCCGGCTCGGTGCGCGTCGGCGGTCTCATCGACGGGGAGCGCATGTTCTGGGGCGACCCCCTGGCAGAGTTCGTCTCCCTGGCGCTGCTCGGCGACATCAGGAAGGACGAGGCGTTCCTCGCGGGCTACCGGGAGGCCGGCGGACGCGCCGAGTTCGACACCCGCGCGCTGCTCCGCCTCGCCCTCTACCGTGCCTATCTCTACCTGATCATGCTGGTGGAGACCGTGCCGCGGGCGATGGGGGAGGAGCAGGTCCGGTGGCGGGAGGAGACGGTCGCGCCGGAGCTCGTCGCGGCCCTGGAGGAGGTTCAGGAACACGCCTCTTAGCTCACATCGTGAACTAAGGGTTGGAGGAATGTCGCGCCGAACCCGCCCGCAGAGGTATGTTGCAGGTCGGCAGGGTTCGGAAGGAGCCATATGGCGGGGCGGAACGGGCGCACCGTGCGCGACCTCAGGCGGGCGAACCGCACGGCGGTGCTGCAACGGCTCTACTTCGACGGACCCCTCAGCCGCTTCGAGCTCGGCCCGGCGACGGGGCTGAGCTCCGGCTCGGTCAGCAATGTCGTCGCCGACCTCGTCGCCGACGGACTGGTCGAGGAGGCCGGCAGCGTCGACTCCGACGGCGGCCGCCCCCGCACCCTGCTGCGGGTGGCCCCCGGCGCGGGCCACATGATCGGCGTCGACGTCGGCGAGACCCGCGTCCGCGTCGAGCTGTTCGACCTCACCCTCACCGAACTCGCCCGCGCCGAACGGCCCCTGGAGCAGCAGCGGTACGAGGTCGAGGTCATCGTCGGCCACATCCGCGACGGGATCGCCGAAGTCCTGGACGAGGCCGGCATCCCGCCCGAACAGCTCCTCGGCGTCGGCATCGGCGTCCCCGGCATCGTCGAACGCACCCCGGACCGCGGCGCCGTCGTGCACGGCCAGACCATCGGCTGGGACGCGGTCCCGCTGGAGTCCCTGCTGCGGACCACCTCCCGGCTGCCGGACTCCGTCCGCTACTTCATCGACAACGGCGCCAAGACCCTCGGCCAGGCCGAGATGTGGTTCGGCGCCGGGCGCGGGGCTCGCAACGCGATCGTGGTGCTCTTCGGCTCCGGCGTCGGCGCCTGCCTGGTCACCCCCGAGGTGGAACACGGGCGCGCGGTCGAGTGGGGGCATCTGACCGTGCGGGTCAGGGGGCGCCGCTGCCGGTGCGGTGCGCTCGGCTGCCTGGAGGCGTACGCGGGTGCGGAGTCCCTGCTGGAGCGCTGGCGCGAAGAGGGCGGACGGCCGCCGGAGGGCGCCGACGAGGAGACGGCGCTGTCCGCGATGCTGGCCGCCGCGTATCCCTCCGGGGGCGGGACGGCCGACCCCGTCGCGCTCGGCGTGCTGGAGGAGACCGCCGAGTACCTGGGCGCCGGGCTCTCCGATCTGATCAACCTCTTCCAGCCCGAGCGGATCCTGATCGGCGGCTGGGGCGGGCTTCAACTCGGTGCCCGGTTCCTGCCCGCCGTGCGGCGGTACGCGACCTCGTACGCCCTGCGCCACCCGGCCGAGAAGGTCGCGATCGAGCTGGGGCGGCTGGGGCCGGACGCGGTGACCGTGGGCGCGGCGATCCTGCCACTGGCCGACTTCTTCGGCCGGGGCGGGCGCCGGCTGGAACCGGC
Coding sequences:
- a CDS encoding LacI family DNA-binding transcriptional regulator — its product is MPPARRHPTMADVAERAGVSVSTVSRTLRGLSNVSPDVRARVEKAAHALNFAVSRHASSLVTGRTGVVAALVPTLDSWFMGSALSALGPLLRAADLELTVYVTPDLAERAAFFERLPARRNADALLVFCFDLTDEESARLDDLGMPVVYVSQHADGRPSVYVDDGAAARAGTRHLLNLGHRRIAFMQSAGPTGFSFSSHERLLGHRRALTEAGVPVDDSLVVAAPAADRRAVAEALGDLLGLREPPTAVFAEQDELAVSLIWTLRRSRIEVPERMSVLGFDDQPVAELFDLTTVAQSPSDMGRQAGELVLSLIADPDADPARHVLLPTRLIPRGSTAPVPGADPD
- a CDS encoding phosphotransferase family protein; the encoded protein is MVDSWERARRILRDAGIPPGRLARLRPLSGGTYNTVEELTLTDGGRHVLKAAPDAPGLSHEKRLLVAEAEFYRGAGKAGVPSPRLLALDEAGGVLLMTASPGGPWDASLTEAEKATLRRELGRHVAALHRVTGPAFGYPSGALGPLAADWRTAFTGMLDAVLDDARRFGARLPRPVDEVARTLESAHGALDEVTVPALVHFDLWDGNIMVDGSAGSVRVGGLIDGERMFWGDPLAEFVSLALLGDIRKDEAFLAGYREAGGRAEFDTRALLRLALYRAYLYLIMLVETVPRAMGEEQVRWREETVAPELVAALEEVQEHAS
- a CDS encoding DUF3626 domain-containing protein, producing MEPTQPGTARALRALRHVAARSSGPAVGPGPRITLNFHPDRAAGGLPILRALAQDGAYHSQFVTGTSNGGLTAHPGGDRWRWESRIFGGAYDDADPHERPVYGALNFRRQVVGAAPRFGSSHFRLTADTVDRTTFCYPDSAAEPADFGVAAGMSLIELAEADEQDALNDYIEAQVHGGVLLARHVEALVLDASYRGTAVEAEARRLPCPLEWHPGYRLTVEELREHADYRGPEYAALGARIAEDGRIDPRIIGDAARTGRYEPQDLKMVWHTLARFGAPEGAGTAYASGGHTPGVSTPSA
- a CDS encoding glycoside hydrolase family 13 protein, which produces MSTSAVPWWRDAVIYQVYIRSFADGNGDGVGDIAGLRSRLPYLKWLGVDAVWINPWYRSPMADHGYDVADYREIDPLFGTLEEAELLIEEAHRHGIRVIPDIVPNHTSDRHAWFRAALAAGPGSPERERYVFRPGRGPDGAEPPNDWASCFGGPAWTRLPDGEWYLHLFAPEQPDLNWQHPEVRAEFESILRFWFGRGVDGFRIDVAHGLIKHPELPDLPPPVEERGPRRHLDHPHWDRDEVHDIYRSWRRVADEFPGDRSFVAEAWADTPERLAAYVRADGLHTAFNFDFLMSSWDAKDLRAVIDDSLAMLGAVGAPATWVLSNHDVVRHPSRYGRKAARRWTVNEPYRPEGPLDLELGTLRARAAALLMLALPGGAYVYQGEELGLPEVEDLPESVLQDPVWERSGHTDRGRDGCRVPIPWSGSNPPYGFSPDGAQAEPWLPQPAAWAGRGADEQRGDEHSMLELYRAALRLRREHPALGDGDLTWLDAPAGVLVFAREPGFVCAVNLSSEAYRLPAHTSLLLASGPVEDGVLAPDHAAWLAV
- a CDS encoding ROK family transcriptional regulator, giving the protein MAGRNGRTVRDLRRANRTAVLQRLYFDGPLSRFELGPATGLSSGSVSNVVADLVADGLVEEAGSVDSDGGRPRTLLRVAPGAGHMIGVDVGETRVRVELFDLTLTELARAERPLEQQRYEVEVIVGHIRDGIAEVLDEAGIPPEQLLGVGIGVPGIVERTPDRGAVVHGQTIGWDAVPLESLLRTTSRLPDSVRYFIDNGAKTLGQAEMWFGAGRGARNAIVVLFGSGVGACLVTPEVEHGRAVEWGHLTVRVRGRRCRCGALGCLEAYAGAESLLERWREEGGRPPEGADEETALSAMLAAAYPSGGGTADPVALGVLEETAEYLGAGLSDLINLFQPERILIGGWGGLQLGARFLPAVRRYATSYALRHPAEKVAIELGRLGPDAVTVGAAILPLADFFGRGGRRLEPAAEGPVPAWQTALEERAPR